CGACGGCGGCTTCTTCCTCGCCGACGGCTACGGCTCGAATTACATCCACAAGTACGACGAGGACGCGAAGTGGGTGAAGACCTTCGGCGGCACGGGCGACGCCGAGGGGAAGTTCAAGACCCCTCACGGCCTCTGGCTCGACGACCGGCCGGGGCGCAAGCCCACCCTGGTGGTGGCCGACCGCGCCAACGCCCGGCTCCAGCGCTTCACGCTCGACGGCGAGCACGTCGGCGCCGACAACCACGACGTCTCCTTCCCGGCCCACTTCGACATCCGGGGCGAGGTCCTGCTGGTCCCCGACCTGCACGCGCGGATCACCCTGATGGACAAGGACGACAAGGTGATCACCCACCTGGGCCACGACCCGGGCTGGACGAAGCAGGTGCTCGACGGGTTCGTCGTCCGCAAGCAGCCGGACAAGTGGCCGGCCGGCAAGTTCATCCATCCCCACGACGCCTGCTTCGACCGCGACGGGAACATCCTCGTCGCCGAATGGGTCGCGACCGGCCGGGTGTCGTTCCTGAAGCGGGTGGGCTGACGTCGGGATCCGCCCGTCGCCGATCGCCTCCCGCCGGTCCCTCGGCGCGGCCCCCCGGGGCCGTGATCACCGCCGCCATGAAATCACTGCGTGGACGCCTGCTGATCGCCGCCCCCAGCCTGACCGACCCGAATTTCGCGCGGGCGGTCGTCCTGATCGCGGCGCACGGCGAGACCGGCGCGCTGGGGCTGATCCTGAACCGCGAGCTGGACTCGGACGTCGCCGAGGTCTGGGCCCGGATCAGCTCGGAGCCCTGCGTCCGCCGCGAGAAGATGCGCCACGGGGGCCCCGTGGGCGGCACCCTGATGGCCGTCCACGACCGCCGGCCCCTGGCGAACCTGCTGGTCGGCGAGGACCTCTACGTCGCGACCGAGCTGGGAGCCATGGAGTCGCTCGCGGCCTCGGCCGACGGCCGGGTCCGCTTCTTCGCCGGCCACGCCGGCTGGGGGCCGGGCCAGCTCGAAGACGAGCTGCGCGAGGGGAGCTGGCTCGTCGCCGCCGCCGTCCCCGACCACGTCTTCGGCGACCACGACTCCCAGTCGCTCTGGAAAGACGCCGCCACCGTCGCCGGACGTCGCGAGGTCCAATCCCTCATCGAGCCCCGCCACATCCCCGAAGACCCTCGTGCGAACTGATTGGGATCGCATCGAATCGAAAGGACCGCCCCGATGATCTGCCTCGCCGTGACCTTCCAGGTCCGCCCCGGCGCCGAGGACCGCGCCGCCGACTCCTTCCGCAAGCTGACCGAGCACAGTCGGGCCGAGCCGGGCTGCCTGATGTACCAGTTCCATCGCTCGCCGACCGACCCGCGCAAGTTCTTCGTCTACGAGCAATACGTCGACGAGGCGGCCCTCCAGTCCCACTCCAACTCCGCCTATTTCGCACGCTACGTCCACCAGGAGCTGTCCTCCCTTATCGAGTCCAGCGACCTGGTCAAGTACGAGCCCATCTGAGCCGGGATTCGCGGGCTCGGCGTCATGACGGCCTCCCCGATCGTCACCTCGGCGCGCGAAGGCCCGGGGGCTCGCGAAGAGCCCCCGGGCCTCGTGCGTCGTTCACTTCTTGAAGCTCTTCCCGCCGTATCCGCCGCCCCATCCGCCGGACCCGCCGCCGTACCCCCCGCCCCAGCCGCCGCCCGACCCGCTCCCGGGGAACCCGCCGCCCCAGCCGCCGCCGGGGTAGCCGCCGCCGGGGTAGCCGCCGCCGGGATAGCCGCCGCCGGGATACGGCGGGCAGGGCCGGGGGAACGGATAGGGCTGGGGATAGGGGTAGGGGTAAGGCCTCGGCGGGCAGGGTTGGGAACCCCAGCCGCCGCCGTACCCGCCGCCGGGGAACCCGCCGCCCCAGCCGCCGCCGTATCCCCCGCCGGGGAAGAAGCCGCTCTTGGGGGCGAGCCCCTTGCCGCCCGATTGGGCGTGGGCTTCGCTCGTCGCCAGCACGCCGCCGATCGTCAGGGCCAGGGCCGCCGTCAGGATTCGC
The DNA window shown above is from Paludisphaera mucosa and carries:
- a CDS encoding YqgE/AlgH family protein; translated protein: MKSLRGRLLIAAPSLTDPNFARAVVLIAAHGETGALGLILNRELDSDVAEVWARISSEPCVRREKMRHGGPVGGTLMAVHDRRPLANLLVGEDLYVATELGAMESLAASADGRVRFFAGHAGWGPGQLEDELREGSWLVAAAVPDHVFGDHDSQSLWKDAATVAGRREVQSLIEPRHIPEDPRAN
- a CDS encoding putative quinol monooxygenase, with amino-acid sequence MICLAVTFQVRPGAEDRAADSFRKLTEHSRAEPGCLMYQFHRSPTDPRKFFVYEQYVDEAALQSHSNSAYFARYVHQELSSLIESSDLVKYEPI